In Novipirellula galeiformis, the genomic window GACGAGATCAATCGAACTGGCGATTTGTCGTTGGATGATATGCATCGGCAGATCGGGCACCGCCATGGCCGTTAGCATTGTCAGACGTGAAATCGCCTCGCGAGAGTTGTTTGCGTGTACGGTGGATAACCCGCCGTCATGCCCCGTGTTCATCGATTGCAACATGTCAAAGGTTTCGCTACCTCGACATTCGCCGATAATGATGCGGTCGGGCCGCATCCGCAGCGCGTTTCTTAGCAAGTCGCGGGATGTCACTTCACCGCGCCCGTCCAAGTTTGCAGGCCGCGTTTCCATTTTGGCTACGTGAGGTTGCTGAAGTTGTAATTCCGCCGCGTCCTCGATCGTGACGATGCGCTCGGTGGATGGGATGAACGACGAAAGGATGTTGAGCAGCGTCGTTTTGCCTGCCCCGGTTCCCCCCGAAATCACGATGTTGATTCCGCCGCCCACACAGGCCGCCAGAAAAGCCAACATTTCTTTGCTGATCGAGCTGTGGGCCACTAAATCGGTTGCCGTGAAGGGGCGCGAGGAAGCTCGGCGAATGGAAACCAACGCCCCGTCAATCGCGAGCGGGCGAAAAACGGCATTCAAGCGACTGCCATCGGCTAAGCGTGCATCAACGATCGGGCTCGATTCATCAATTCGGCGACCTACCCGGCCGGCAATCCGTTGGACAATTTCAATTAAGTGCTCCAGGCTGCGGAACTGCGTTGCCGTTTTCTCTAATCGGCCCCGTCGCTCGACGAACACATTGCTCGGCCCGTTGATCAAAATGTCCGACACCGTTGGGTCGTTCAGCAAGGACTCCAAAGGACCTAAGCCCAAGGTTTCGTCCACCAATTCATCGACCAACTGACTTCGCTCTTCTTGCGTTAACAAGTCGATGTGATCTTGGCAAAGGTTCTCTGCGGCGGAGCGAAGTTGGGTGACGAGAACGTCCGTCGAGACGGTCTCCATGACACGCATGTCAATCCCATTGATTAACTTCTGATGTAGCCGCACCTTGAGCTCAAGCAATCGCTTGCTACGCGTGTCTTGGCTGCCGGTGCTCGGGGTGGCGAGCAGCGTTGCACCTCGTGGGGAGGCTACTGTTTCGGTTGAATTCATGTTGGCTTCCTTAGCTTGTCATTAATGTTTGAAGGCCCATGCGTTGCAGTAAACGACGCCTTAGTCCATGCACCTGTTCCGGTTCATCGGCAGTGATTTGACGCCTCGCGGCCTTCAGCCCCATCGACATCACGCTACGCGGATATTGGTTGATGACCGGCTGCCCGACATTGGTGCTGACCGTTTGCTCGGCCGCGTTGATCGGAATCATGTGCAAACTCACCTCGTGAAGTGCTTTGCGAATTTCATCCGTCGTAGGATGAAATCCATTGTCAAAGTCAACGGTGACCACATGGATCCGCTCCTTTGCGATCCCCGCATCGAGTAAATGGCGGAGTCGTTTTTCGGTTCTCCACAAGGACGTGATGTCCAATCGCGAACAAACGACAACGCTGTGGCATTCAAAAACGGAAGCCAGATTGTGATGGCTGGTGAAATCGTCAAACCCGATCACCGTTGGCATGTCTTGCGAGCGTGCATATTGAAGAAACGGCGCCGTGATGCGGTCATCCGTTGGCGAACGGGGTTGCACATGCGTTGACCCCGACAACAACTGGATTCCCGAAGAGTGTTTGTACAACGCTTGGGCTAACATTTGCGGATCAATGCGAGTGTGAGCAAGCAAGTCGTCCAAGGTGTGGTGGGGATCCAACTGTAACCGTGATCCCAACGCGGCCCCCCAGAACCGTAGTTCCAGCAGACAACAGCCGCCTGCGGCACTCGCCAGATCGGAGGCGAAATTCAATGCAACCAAGTCCGCATCGCTGACGTCTCCGGTGGACAAAACCGCAATGCTGGGTGGCTTCGGGTGCGTCTCGTTGCTCGTCGCGTCCAAGCGGCGAACCAAACTGGCGATTTCGTTCGCGATTTCCGATTGCAGGTCGATGTAATCGAATGCTCCACGGCGAATGCACTCCACCACCAAGCTCGCATTCGCGGTAGACCCGACCACCACCACTTTTGCCTGGGATTGCGAGACGCAGCGATCAATCAGGTTTAAGGTGTCGTCGACGAGCAAGCCGATGACGACAAAGATGAGTTGAGCTTCTCCGCTACTGCGGCCGGACAACGCTTCGTTGATCGGCATGGTCTCGCAGCAAAGGCCATTTTTTACTGCACTTTCGCAGACTAGATTTGCGAGCGAGAAGTCATCACTGTACACAATGCCATTCATGGTTTCGCAATTATTTTCAGTAAGGCAGGGGGGGCTGGGGCAGGGGGCGACGACGGCCGGTTCAATGCTTGTTCACCTGTGAGTCAAGTTCCCGGGGGCGAGTGCGTGTAACTCAGAGCATTTGAGTGCAGCGGGGAAAACTTGTTGCAGGTGCAAGAGTCTGAAAAAGCATATGACACTAGATAGCACCGGATGGGAGCAAACTTCCTGTATTCACCGTTGCCGTCAACTTGATGACTCTTTTCTCCGCGTCTAACGGTCGCACCGGGGGGTGTGCTGATCCCTTTTCCTGTCGCAGTGCGGCGCGTTGGCGCCAGTTCAGATAACGCCTTGCGCCACTGCGGGTGTTTGCCGCGGAGTTCGGCTGCGTGAATAAGAGCATTCGGTTGCACCTGGGGTTGGTGCAATGGGTTGTCTTCGACGGTTTGTTGGCTTTTTTATCGTGTTTTCGTTAATGGCAGTGGGTTGCACCAGATTGTCGAGTGCACGCGTTTGTATCTCAGTTGTGTTTGTCGGGGGGGGTGGTGAGTCTGGTGCGAGTCTGTGCAGTGCAAGCTTGTTCAGGTGCGAGGCGTTGTGTGGTCGCGTTTGCTGGCGTCGTGCCTCGCCGTTGCATTGGTTTTAATTGCTTTCCCGGTTGGTTGGCCTTGGTGTCCGCTGCGACGTCGTTTTGGTGACGGATCGCTTTGCTTTGCTGCGGATGCGTTTGTACACCTCTGGGCTGTTTCATCGCGACACAGGCTGGTGCAACGTCTCAGATGCAATTGGGTGAAGTGGTCACGCGTTCAGGTGCGGTGGCAGTTCCGGACTGGATCAAGGGCCGTGCGTCTTCTGCTTGTCGTGTCGCCATGCATCAAGCGAGCTGCAATCCGAATGCGGCGTGTGGAGCAAAACGCGGTGAGCGGCTGCGGCGGAGATGGCGGTAGGAACGGTCGTCGCTGGATGGCTTCCCCCCCAAACGCATGCACACGCATACGCGCCCCCACACGCACGGATCCATCAGCCCAAGGACGGCCTCATGGAAAGATGGCGGTTCTAGAAGTCGGCTTGGCGATGAATCGGCGGTCGTTTCGAGGTCAGCTTTCGCTGGTGTGGCGAGTTGTAATTCTCAAACCACGCGTCGTGGAACCTCACTCGATGGATGCGAAAATGAAAAAACAACTCGCTTTGACTGGCGTCGCGATCGCCATCGCCGCGTTCGTCATTCCGCTGCCCGAAACTCGCTCGCTTCAGGCGGCGCCGCCGAAGGGCATTGCACTGCCCGATTTTGAGAGGGGAGGCACATGGGGGGCGCTGAATCGACAAGCGATGCAGACATCCCAATCGAGAATCCGAAGATCGTTTACACGCGAAGGCGTGCGTTTTGTCGTCGGTAAACGAAAAGGGCGATTCGAGACGTTCCAAGAAACCATGTTTTCAGGCGGCGTGACCTACATCCGCCTGCGACCGGTCAAGCTGATCCAGCAAGTTCCCGAATCGCAGTAGAGCGAACCCCAGAGGGGACGCGCGCAGGCTGCGGCCTTTAAAATAAAACCCAGGGCGAAAACCCTTTCTTTGACTCAGTGCGGATGAGAGGACTTGAACCTCCACGACCTTGCGGGCACTAGAACCTGAAGCCACTCTCAAAGCATTGGCCTTGCACCGCTTCCGCATTGGAAACAGTGTAAATCATTGGGGTTTCATCGACTTGCGTCGCTAAAGCATTGGAAGCGCATTTGCTTAGCATTGGCAATAATGTCACTTGTTCTGTCACTTGCTGTCGCAGGAATGGAACATCCGCTGACGCCGGTAGTTATGCGTGCGTCAAGGCATCCACGCCAAACGCTTGCAACCAGTGTTCGGGGTGGGCTGAAATCTTCACCGGCATGAATCAGCGTTCGATTGAAATCACCAAGCCCCAAAGCGGTCACGTTCAACGCATGATCTATCCTCTGGAGTGAAATAGTCCTTTATAGGTGACTAGGCCATCCGGTCGATAAAATCGGAACGTCGTAACGTTCGTGCAAATGAATCCGCTGTCGGCCACCGGAGCAGTCAAGCGGACCTTCCAAAACCGCTTCGATCGACTTGGCTTACTGAACACCGAATACAAGACCTGACCCTGGCGAAGCCTTCCTCGACCGTCACATCTCCGCCCCAACGGGGCAGTCCTATGTCAGCCCAGGCCAACGGCCTGGGTTATCAACAACAATCGCCGGAAAAGCCCCAACGGGGCGGTCCTAACGCTTTGTCGTCATGCGGCCAGCCAGCGTCCGAGCAGCCAGCCCCAGAAGTCGACGGGCCGCGCGATCACCATGGGTATCGGTCGTGGCAACCGTGAAGCCACACCGAGCGTCTACGGCTAGCCCGCTCTCGCTAGCCCTGCATGCCTCCACAAGATGCTCTGCCCTTGGCGTCTCCAAAACGGTTCTTGATCCAGTCGACAGCGAAAAGTTAGAGTGTTACGCATGACAAAAGTCTCCTAACCGCAGATCAGGCGGCGTGTGTTCTGGCAACTGCCGAGGTTGCGTCTGGACGAGGAACACGGCAAGCGCCGACACCACATTGGCTCGAGCTCTTCTTCGTGGTCGCGGTCGCTCAGTTCGCATACGCGTTCGCCGGGCATGTCTCGCTACAGGCGTTCGGGGTCTTCGTCGCGATGTTCATCCCTCTGCTCTGGATTTGGGTGGGCATCACGTCTACAAGGGTTTGTTCTGCCAAGACTCTCGCCAGCCGAGCCGATCTCCTCCGTCAGCTTATGAATTCCCGTCTGTACTACCGTCCAGCGAACCGATGAAATTCAGAGTGCCGATTCGATTGCACCTTGTCGAGCATTGCGCATTCAGCATGGCACTTCTGGCACCTTGCCATGGTTGCAACCAGCATCGTGCCAGTGGCACCAACGAATCACCTTGCTCACCACTGGGACTGATTACCCGACAACATGCCATGTGAGCCATGGCTCTCAACCGTAGCAGATCCGTGGCGTCTCGCGGAACTCTTTGCATGGCAGTACCGAAGCAAGATTTCGGCATGAGTCAGCCTGCTCCGGCGTCGGCCACCGGAGCAGATTCGCTGGGCCGCAGCCTCGGACATTACCTGACACCAGACACGCCCTTCTGGGCGCACTCTTGATCAAGCCATTTGGGTCTCAACGAGGAGTCATCTAACGCGCACATTCTTCCGCCTGGACACCGTCCGTGGCATTCCCAGGTGGGTGGCTTTTCGGTGATACTGCTCTATCGGGCTGAAGTATTTGTAACGCCGCATCAACGAAAGAGACAAAATTGGCTATCAAGTTGTCGAATCTGCAAATCCTATGGGGCTTAGCAGGGGCGCGTGAAAAATTCGAGGACATGGTAAGCCAACTGATTCATGTGGAGAGACCCGATTCGCAACGCATCCGAATCTTCAAAGGCGATGGCGGCCTGGATTCCTTCGAGGGGGAATTCAGCGATCCTGATGGAATCGACGTGTTTCAGATCAAGTATTTTCCCGGCAAGATCGAGGACGCCCAGAAGGGTCAGATTCGTGGTTCGTTTACTACGGTGCGCGACAGCACAAAGTTTAAGGTCAAAAGCTGGACGCTTTGCCTTCCGGTCGACTTGAGCCTTGAGGAAACCGAATGGTTTGAAGGCTGGAAAGCGAAGCAGGCGGTTAGCGGCATCGAGATTCGACAACCGTGGGGCGCGCTGCACTTCGAAACTCTTCTCCTGCAGGAGAAGAACCGGACCACCAAGGAAGCTTTCTTCCGGGAGGAAAGTACGGTGCTGCTGCGCGAACAGGTCGGCATCCTGAATGAGCTAAAGCAGCAGGGCGGTCGAAACCTGAAAGTGCGAGTCAATCCGGTGTGGAACCGCCAGAAGCTTCAGGCACAGATTCAGTTGTTCAACAACGGAAAGGGAGCGATCTATATCACGAGTTGTTGGATACAGTGGGGGCCAGAGGGCAAGAAGGGCGCGCGTCAGGCTTTCGATACGATCAGGGGAACTCTACCTGTCCGGTTGGAAGAACACGACGCAGCAGATTTGCTGATTCACATAAACCGCGATGTCGAGGAGTTAAGCGGTATTGGAGTTTTCGACGGCGACCAGCAGCTTTGGCTAGCAACAGATGAGAACATGGTCGTCTTCAAACATGATGCGATTGCGCATCGACTGCCGGGCACAGATGAGCCAGCGGAGGAACCATCTGCCGAGGGGCTAAAG contains:
- a CDS encoding CpaF family protein, giving the protein MNSTETVASPRGATLLATPSTGSQDTRSKRLLELKVRLHQKLINGIDMRVMETVSTDVLVTQLRSAAENLCQDHIDLLTQEERSQLVDELVDETLGLGPLESLLNDPTVSDILINGPSNVFVERRGRLEKTATQFRSLEHLIEIVQRIAGRVGRRIDESSPIVDARLADGSRLNAVFRPLAIDGALVSIRRASSRPFTATDLVAHSSISKEMLAFLAACVGGGINIVISGGTGAGKTTLLNILSSFIPSTERIVTIEDAAELQLQQPHVAKMETRPANLDGRGEVTSRDLLRNALRMRPDRIIIGECRGSETFDMLQSMNTGHDGGLSTVHANNSREAISRLTMLTAMAVPDLPMHIIQRQIASSIDLVVQVSRLESGQRKVTQISEVTGMLGENVSMHDIFTWQPSGVNADHVPVGQFVSSGIVPACVEKLKQKGWDLPLELFSMGVNPEERIDRVWKGEMR
- a CDS encoding AAA family ATPase, with the translated sequence MNGIVYSDDFSLANLVCESAVKNGLCCETMPINEALSGRSSGEAQLIFVVIGLLVDDTLNLIDRCVSQSQAKVVVVGSTANASLVVECIRRGAFDYIDLQSEIANEIASLVRRLDATSNETHPKPPSIAVLSTGDVSDADLVALNFASDLASAAGGCCLLELRFWGAALGSRLQLDPHHTLDDLLAHTRIDPQMLAQALYKHSSGIQLLSGSTHVQPRSPTDDRITAPFLQYARSQDMPTVIGFDDFTSHHNLASVFECHSVVVCSRLDITSLWRTEKRLRHLLDAGIAKERIHVVTVDFDNGFHPTTDEIRKALHEVSLHMIPINAAEQTVSTNVGQPVINQYPRSVMSMGLKAARRQITADEPEQVHGLRRRLLQRMGLQTLMTS